A region from the Pecten maximus unplaced genomic scaffold, xPecMax1.1, whole genome shotgun sequence genome encodes:
- the LOC117318540 gene encoding uncharacterized protein LOC117318540 — MAESPQEELAAQPEVKLGAWTEADLIKSLNALGKYAIVALGEETQTRRLRTSSVIEGNASLYEFPSTKQQNIPKVPQFSGESLKGDVAYMDWRYEIRCLIMDSDISPSTLIQAIRRSLRGVAKRSLISLGSEASPRDILHRLDSLFGEVATHGMIMQEFFNAAQKPEESATTFGCRLESYLQIAIDNGSVDKGARNDLLRHKFWTSLYSDNLKSQTRHKYDNIMSFDHLLREIRIVEKELDLCSSTACKSQDSSKKKKAQSHNVTAEVDQQQASSVVVEVVVVVEVTTEVNLTTTNKNPLITQKSNGLCGRPSGDRIIFSRPNQHLG; from the coding sequence atggcaGAATCTCCTCAAGAGGAACTTGCTGCCCAGCCGGAGGTTAAATTGGGGGCCTGGACTGAGGCAGATctaattaaatcattaaatgCCTTGGGGAAATATGCGATAGTTGCACTGGGTGAGGAGACACAAACTCGCAGGCTGAGAACAAGCTCAGTGATAGAGGGTAATGCCTCTTTGTACGAATTCCCATCCACAAAGCAACAAAATATTCCCAAGGTGCCTCAGTTCTCAGGTGAGTCCCTTAAGGGTGATGTCGCCTATATGGATTGGCGCTATGAGATCCGTTGTCTGATAATGGATTCAGACATATCTCCGAGTACCCTAATACAGGCCATACGTCGTTCGCTTAGAGGTGTCGCGAAGCGTTCTTTGATTTCACTCGGGAGTGAGGCATCACCTCGTGATATCCTGCATCGATTAGATTCGTTGTTTGGAGAGGTGGCCACACATGGTATGATCATGCAGGAATTTTTTAATGCTGCACAGAAGCCGGAAGAGTCTGCAACTACATTTGGCTGTAGACTCGAGTCATATCTACAAATAGCCATTGACAATGGTTCTGTAGATAAAGGAGCAAGAAATGATTTGCTCAGGCATAAATTTTGGACTTCTCTATATTCGGATAACCTCAAAAGTCAGACACGTCATAAATATGACAATATCATGTCTTTTGACCATTTGTTGAGGGAGATAAGAATAGTGGAGAAAGAGCTGGACCTGTGCTCAAGTACTGCTTGTAAGAGCCAGGATTcttcaaagaagaaaaaagcTCAGAGCCATAACGTTACTGCTGAGGTTGACCAGCAGCAGGCTTCATCTGTCGTGGTCGAGGTCGTGGTCGTGGTCGAGGTAACCACAGAGGTAAACCTAACCACGACAAACAAAAATCCTCTGATAACCCAAAAGAGTAACGGTCTCTGCGGTAGGCCAAGCGGAGACCGAATCATCTTCAGCAGGCCAAACCAACATCTTGGATAG